The sequence below is a genomic window from Nostoc flagelliforme CCNUN1.
ACCAAGTCTAAACAAGGTTTCAATGCAGTAGTATATTCTGCCATCAGGCAAAACAGCCATTTCGATAAAGGGAAACAGACAAGCCCATCTCCCTTGCGCTTTTTGAATATAATGCTTGAGCGAATCTTGCAAAGCATCGTTAATCTTGCTAAGACGCATATTAGTTTCTTTATATTCAGCTAAGTTCAAAACAAAAACGCTATCTGCTTTTGCTAGCCAACGTTCTCGAAATTTTTGTTCTTCTTCGATAGTAACATCCTGATTTCTCACAAATGATGTCCTCACCTCACAGGGAATTCTCAAGCGTTCGCGCAGTTGCAGAAAATTGATAACATTAGATTCGACCCGGTTGAGATTAGCACCCCTAACTCTTAAGTAAGTATCGGGTTCAGCAGCATCGATGCTAATATCAATACTGGTTAGACCTGCTTGCAATAATGCGATGGCTCGATTTTCATCTAGCAGTTGACCGTTGGTAGTTATATGAACTCTGGGAACTCCTTGTTGTCTACAAAGTTGAACAAAATCTATAATCTTAGGGTGAAGCAATGGCTCCTCTACACTGCCGATTAAGATTGTAATTCCCTGTTCCCCACATTCTTGTGCTAATTTTTCCATCATCTCCCAGGACATTGCCTTGTTATCTGTGAAGAAATCTGTTGTATGTGTTGGCTTGAGCAAAAAACTATGATATGGACAGATTACGCATTTGAGATTGCAGGTATTTCCGACAATTGCCCTAACATAAGAAGGTTTTACAGCCGTGCCATAATAGTCTGCAAAGTAATGTAGTTGTTCGTCAGGATCGGTCTGTGAAATAATAGTCAAGGGTGTTGGAATGCTAAAAATTCCCTGAGTTTTGTTTTCAAGTTCTTGTAATAACTGATTCCAGACATTACTTAACTCTTGGGGATACAAATAGGCTAGAGTCGGATATTGAGGTAAACCCAATTCTGATGAAACAGGTAGAGTGGGTCTGAAAGCAACTGCTTTGTTTCCAGATTTTACTGCTGCTAAGAGTCTCTCTACACTTTTTGGGTGTAAGGGAATACCATAAGGGGGTATTTCCAGCACCATATCCGATATTTCCCAATTGTCTCGGATTTGAGTTGGTAAAAGCTTTTGAGTATCTTTGATAGTCATATTTTTTCTACAGGATTTAGATAGCACCAATGAAGAAAAAAGCCACCCTTTTTTTAGATGCAGGTGGGGTCTTTAGCCAATACTTGTCGGGTTTTGGGGAAAAGGGGAAGGGGAAAGGGGAAAGAAAAAACCTTTAACCTAAACCCAGTAACCTTTTCCCCAAACCCAATGCCGAGTTAAAATGCACAAAGCGAGCAGTATTGGGTCTTTAGCAATTTATGCTTTCATAAGATTAAGATGTTTTAAATCGAGAAGGCCTCGCCTGAAAGTCTAGTTAGGAGCTAGTTAGAACCTGAATATTTCAGATAAGCTCAATTCTAGTAGATGATTGATGTCAGATTATTTTTTGTTTGAATACCTAGCTAAAAGCTAGTATTAGACCTGAATCTTTACGCTCAATTCTATAAGACTTTGCTTATTTTACTTATCTGATTAGGTTATTTGAATTAAGAAGAGGTTGCTGGAATATAAGGGTTATTTTCATAAAAGTAGGGTGGTTCATCTGGAGCTTGGTTTAACCACTCTTTTAACTCAGATTGTTTAATAGTAGTAAATCCATTTTGTGGTATTACAGTGTTACTATACTCATCAAAATCATCAAAAATTTCTGGACGTGGAGGATAGGGAATTGTTACAGTTAGTATGCCATTGTCACTAGGTCCAGGATCGCTGATATTACCTTCAAATTGATCGGTTACTACTCTAAACATGAAAAATTGTTCATCATCTTTATCAAAGATAGGAAGATACTTTTCTTCTTTAAAAACTTTGAGCAGTAATTTGTATTCATCTGTTTCAGGAGCTTGAGCAAATAACAATTTTTTCAAATCATCATTTTTGCCTCTTTTAAAATAGCCATCTAACTTTTTTGCAGTATCATGATCTTCGTCAAACCATATGTAAGAAATAATTTGAGAGATTTTTTTACCTTGCTGCAACAATTGCTTAAAGTACTCAACATTTATTGTATCTACATTTCGTTTCCTTTTTCCTTCTATGGTAACTTCAACTTTAGATATCCACTGTTTTGTTCCTATCATGATAATTTCTCCTTTGCTATTAAGTTAACTTTTTCCATTTTATCCAAACCATAAAAACGGCGAGGATTATCCCAAAGAATCTTTTGCACAGTTTCTTTCGAGAATTTTTCCTCAAGCTTTACCATGTCTGCAACGATGTTCGGCTTGTGATCCATATGGGGATAGTCCGAACCAAAGATAAAATTGTCCGTGCCGATATATTCAATCACCTGAACTAGTAATGGTTCTGAAGGCTCTATGGCAATAAAGCACTGGCGACGAAAATAGTCTGATGGCTTGATTTTGACATTATCATGAATTGTATCCTCCCAAGCTAAATTTTCATACTCTTCATCTAGTCGCCACAGCCAATAGGGAAGCCAGCCACAACCGGATTCTAGAAAAGCCACTTTCAGTTTTGGATGACGTTCTAATACCCCTCCTTCAATCAACGCTAATAAAGCCATCATCTGTTCCATCGGATGAGAGCAAGCGTGGGTAGCAAAACGAGTGTTAAACCTTTCTGTTCCAGTAGTTGGCAAACAACTGTGAGTCCCTTCGTGAATACCTACTGCTATGCCTAATCGCTCGCATTCTGTCCAAAAAGGCTCGTAAGCAGAGTCACTCAACAGTCTTCCTTTTACGGGGTTAGGGCGTAAAAACACCGCTTTCCAGCCAAAATCGACAACTCTATGCAATTCATGCACCATTGACTCTGGCGCGTGCAGATTAATTGCTCCTACCCCCTTCAATTTATCTGGATCGTAGCTGCAAAAGTCTTTTAACCAATTGTTGTAAGCGCTGGTAAAAGCGCCAGCAACTTCTGGTTGCATAGTATCGATCGCCCAAAGCCATAATCCATAAGTTGGATAAAGGAATGCCAGATCGATCCCCATCTGCACCATCTCTTGAACGTGAGAATCGACATTGTAGCTTTGGAAATAAGCATTAGGATGAGCTTGCATCATCTGCTTATTTCCTACAGCACGAACTTGCCTAGAGACTTTTTTTACAATGTCTTCCCCTTGAATTTTCATTTCTGGTGAGGGGGCAAACTGTTTAAATTCTGGTTCGAGATACTCAGCCCACATACTGGGAGGTTCAATAACGTGGGAATCCGCATCAATAATCGAATATCCGTTTAACATCATCTGTCTCGGAATTGGGAGTTGGTGCGTAACGCTACAAGTCTGATTACTACGCTGAAATTTTTTCGTAGCTTTACACATCTTACAGCTATGAAACTTATAAAACTCATCTCAGAACTCATAGAAAAACTCATGAAAAATAACATCATTCAGTAGACATATCCAAAAATGAATGTAGAGACGTAGCAATGCTATGTCTCTACAAGGTCGGGTAACGCAGAATTAATTTCACCAGATGTCTAGCAAGGGAAACCTCACATCCACATGGGAAAAGAGTTGAGTCGCTCTTCTGTCAGCGGCTCTGACAACCAACCCATTTTCACCGGAACTTCATAAAGCCGTCCGCGTGCTAACCTTTTCCACATATGGCGCATTCCCGGAACGATTACCTTGGTAACGTGAAGTCCAATATCGGGACGAGTTTGATCTAAAACCAGCATTTCTAAACCATTGTTCTCAACGATTTGTTGACATAGCTTGACATCTTCAAGTAAATCGTTACTTGCTATTTGGGAATAATCGGCACTGACTTTAGCAGCAATGCTCTCGTCTGGAACTAAATAAGGTTGATCGCTTAAAGTTGCGGTTTTCCACCAATCTACAGCCAAGGTATCAGCAGATGAGGGATAGTTCGTACTTCCATCAGCTTTGGTAAATAAAACGTTAGGTAAAATTTGGTTAACTTCCGTCAAGGCTCGACTAATAGCAATCTTGGCATCGAAATGAGCGCCATAACCCAAAACAATATCATCTACAGAGCGATCGCTTCTTCGAGTCACAGCAGCAAACACAGGAATATTCAGATCGCTGGTAATATCTAAAACCCAAAGTTCCCGATTAATAGTTTGATAATATTGCTTCAGGCTTTGAAAATAAGCCTCGTCGAAACTATCTAAATCTATTTGAGGCTTTTGTAGGCAGTTATACCACCATAACGCCACAGCATCCCGCTCTACTAACTCCATGAACCCTTGCAAGATAGCTTCTTCAATAGTATTACCTGCCGCACAGCCATTAGAATCAGCCCAGCAGTCTGGTTTATAGTCCGGTCGATAGTCATAATAACAGTAAGCCGTTGGCAGATACTTAAATTCCTGGTAGGTTAAAGACCAAACGGGAGTCCAGTCAATAACTCTATCTTCATCAAAAGGTTCAGGGACTTTTTGAAACCAGCCTTGACACTCAACATTCCATTGCTCTCTATTCTGATATTGCTGTTGGCTGAAGTTCATACAAACATTGGGATGGATCGCCTTGTCTCCCATTTGTTGGTAACTGCCTTTTTCTCTAATTTCATCCCCTTGAAACACCCCAGAATATCGCTCAATTGCTTCGCAGAAACCACTAGCCATAGCTTGAGAGTCAGTCCTACCTTTCCCTGCACTTCTACCCCCCAAATTTTGCCGCAAACTAGCTAAATCATCGAAAATACTGAGAAAATGATGTTTAGCGATATAATTATGAGTTAATCCATTCCCAGGAATTTTATTTAGTTCTCGCACAACGCCAGTAATGGGGCTAATATGATGTTGATATTTCCTGAGAGTTTCTTGTGGCGAACAAGAACGATGTCCTCCATCGGCAGTAAAGGTTTTCTGGCGGTGTTCTAAAACAACAGGTAGGGGGTTGTTGGTTAACCCATTTACCATCTCTCCACAGCTAGAACATTGAGGACGCTTAACGAAGCTATGATTTTGAGTTTGCAGTGCGATCGCATCGTAAGCAATCAAATTGCTTTCTAATTGTTGATTTTCCCCTTGGACAATCCACTTAAACACCTCTGTGGCTACCATTCCTAAAGCGGTTTGTACTGTAGATGGCAAAAATCCTAAAGGAGGAGTTAAAGGGGAAGATATTTGCTTTTGTCTCTCAATAAACCCTTCAATCGGTCTATTATCTCGCAAACGCTGGGCTAAACAGTTCCAACAACCAGTTTTCTGAGGATTAAATAAAGGACCAATCCAGACTATTGTCCCTGATGGCTTAACCAGTATCCAGGGAGATTGGGATTTTAAGGCTTGTTGATTGAACTTATCTAGCTCAAGATTGAGATAATCATCGGTTAAAACTACTGTCAAATCACCTGCATCTGCTACTTGAATTTGGAGAGACTCAAGCACAGCAATCAAGTCAGATGCAGCAACTGAACCTAATGCTTTTACTGCTACTTTAGTCGATCGCAATCTTTGATGGGCTACTGTGGGAGCAATATTAAGATGATGGCAGAAGATTTCTAAGTGCGATGGCAGAGAATTATCTTCT
It includes:
- a CDS encoding radical SAM/SPASM domain-containing protein yields the protein MTIKDTQKLLPTQIRDNWEISDMVLEIPPYGIPLHPKSVERLLAAVKSGNKAVAFRPTLPVSSELGLPQYPTLAYLYPQELSNVWNQLLQELENKTQGIFSIPTPLTIISQTDPDEQLHYFADYYGTAVKPSYVRAIVGNTCNLKCVICPYHSFLLKPTHTTDFFTDNKAMSWEMMEKLAQECGEQGITILIGSVEEPLLHPKIIDFVQLCRQQGVPRVHITTNGQLLDENRAIALLQAGLTSIDISIDAAEPDTYLRVRGANLNRVESNVINFLQLRERLRIPCEVRTSFVRNQDVTIEEEQKFRERWLAKADSVFVLNLAEYKETNMRLSKINDALQDSLKHYIQKAQGRWACLFPFIEMAVLPDGRIYYCIETLFRLGFDKDIASLGDYNKQTLQDIWSGNLFNQLRRDLILNQLDNRSVCKNCNMWKSQVISRASKNRLQVTTTMVTEIYQRSDSKVKISG
- a CDS encoding amidohydrolase family protein; its protein translation is MMLNGYSIIDADSHVIEPPSMWAEYLEPEFKQFAPSPEMKIQGEDIVKKVSRQVRAVGNKQMMQAHPNAYFQSYNVDSHVQEMVQMGIDLAFLYPTYGLWLWAIDTMQPEVAGAFTSAYNNWLKDFCSYDPDKLKGVGAINLHAPESMVHELHRVVDFGWKAVFLRPNPVKGRLLSDSAYEPFWTECERLGIAVGIHEGTHSCLPTTGTERFNTRFATHACSHPMEQMMALLALIEGGVLERHPKLKVAFLESGCGWLPYWLWRLDEEYENLAWEDTIHDNVKIKPSDYFRRQCFIAIEPSEPLLVQVIEYIGTDNFIFGSDYPHMDHKPNIVADMVKLEEKFSKETVQKILWDNPRRFYGLDKMEKVNLIAKEKLS
- a CDS encoding TOMM precursor leader peptide-binding protein, giving the protein MELKIQFNPCYSVQTIEADNIFFLSEREKVWLNDDLSHTLATFIDGERNIDEIIDTIQQSLLQDPKSLQSATTFFQEVLNVSIKAQYALLQMQQKGYLIQEDNSLPSHLEIFCHHLNIAPTVAHQRLRSTKVAVKALGSVAASDLIAVLESLQIQVADAGDLTVVLTDDYLNLELDKFNQQALKSQSPWILVKPSGTIVWIGPLFNPQKTGCWNCLAQRLRDNRPIEGFIERQKQISSPLTPPLGFLPSTVQTALGMVATEVFKWIVQGENQQLESNLIAYDAIALQTQNHSFVKRPQCSSCGEMVNGLTNNPLPVVLEHRQKTFTADGGHRSCSPQETLRKYQHHISPITGVVRELNKIPGNGLTHNYIAKHHFLSIFDDLASLRQNLGGRSAGKGRTDSQAMASGFCEAIERYSGVFQGDEIREKGSYQQMGDKAIHPNVCMNFSQQQYQNREQWNVECQGWFQKVPEPFDEDRVIDWTPVWSLTYQEFKYLPTAYCYYDYRPDYKPDCWADSNGCAAGNTIEEAILQGFMELVERDAVALWWYNCLQKPQIDLDSFDEAYFQSLKQYYQTINRELWVLDITSDLNIPVFAAVTRRSDRSVDDIVLGYGAHFDAKIAISRALTEVNQILPNVLFTKADGSTNYPSSADTLAVDWWKTATLSDQPYLVPDESIAAKVSADYSQIASNDLLEDVKLCQQIVENNGLEMLVLDQTRPDIGLHVTKVIVPGMRHMWKRLARGRLYEVPVKMGWLSEPLTEERLNSFPMWM